Proteins from a genomic interval of Nitrosomonas sp.:
- a CDS encoding NapC/NirT family cytochrome c, whose product MTTLQKGSIGTLLVGGLLGIVLLVVVFGGEAALSTEEFCTSCHSMTYPQEELKRSTHYGALGVNPGCKDCHIPQGIENFHLAVATHIVDGARELYLELVNDYSTLEKFNERRLIMAHDARMNLKKWDSITCRTCHKNPNPPGEDAQAAHKKMETEGATCIDCHQNLVHEEAPMTDLNASLATGKMVLKPEDEEDDDDEDEDEDEEDENAEESDTAAESSDEDDSEDDDE is encoded by the coding sequence ATGACTACTCTACAGAAAGGATCGATAGGCACTCTGCTGGTAGGCGGATTGCTGGGTATTGTGTTGCTGGTAGTTGTATTTGGTGGAGAAGCGGCATTATCCACCGAAGAATTCTGCACCAGCTGTCATTCCATGACCTACCCGCAGGAAGAACTCAAACGTTCCACCCATTATGGCGCGCTGGGGGTCAATCCTGGCTGTAAGGACTGCCATATTCCGCAAGGGATAGAAAACTTCCATCTGGCGGTAGCCACACACATAGTGGATGGCGCGCGCGAGCTATATCTGGAACTGGTGAATGATTATTCCACGCTGGAGAAATTCAACGAGCGTAGATTGATCATGGCACATGATGCACGCATGAATCTTAAGAAGTGGGATAGCATCACTTGCCGTACCTGTCACAAAAACCCGAATCCGCCCGGAGAAGATGCCCAGGCTGCCCATAAGAAAATGGAGACAGAGGGCGCGACCTGCATAGATTGTCATCAGAATCTGGTGCATGAAGAAGCGCCCATGACCGATCTGAACGCTAGTCTGGCTACTGGGAAAATGGTACTGAAACCAGAAGACGAAGAGGATGATGACGACGAAGACGAAGACGAAGACGAAGAGGATGAAAATGCTGAAGAAAGTGATACAGCAGCCGAGTCTTCTGATGAAGATGACTCCGAAGATGATGATGAGTAA
- a CDS encoding cytochrome C554, with protein MKLITTAKLLAVALITLIAGNLMAAEAPFEGRKKCSSCHKAQAKSWNSTAHASAMKSLEPNVKKEAKIKAKLDPAKDYTQDKDCVGCHVDGFNKKGGYNIDAPNKMLAAVGCESCHGAGRQYRGDHRKAGQTFEKSGKTTPRKTLADKGQDFHFEESCNACHLNYEGSPWKGAKPPYTPFTPDVDAKYTFKFDEMVKNEKAMHEHYKLDGVFSGEPKFKYHDEFQASAKETKKGKD; from the coding sequence ATGAAACTCATCACTACCGCCAAACTGCTGGCGGTCGCGCTCATCACCCTGATAGCTGGCAACCTCATGGCAGCGGAAGCACCGTTTGAAGGCCGCAAGAAATGCAGCTCGTGCCACAAGGCGCAGGCGAAATCCTGGAACAGCACGGCGCATGCCAGTGCGATGAAATCACTAGAACCCAATGTCAAAAAAGAAGCCAAGATCAAAGCCAAACTTGATCCGGCCAAAGACTACACCCAAGACAAAGACTGTGTAGGTTGCCATGTAGATGGTTTTAACAAAAAAGGCGGCTACAACATCGACGCCCCGAACAAAATGCTGGCAGCGGTTGGTTGTGAATCCTGCCATGGTGCTGGGCGACAATATCGTGGTGATCATCGCAAGGCGGGACAAACCTTTGAGAAATCCGGCAAGACCACCCCGCGTAAAACACTGGCGGACAAAGGACAGGACTTCCATTTTGAAGAAAGCTGCAATGCCTGCCACCTGAATTACGAAGGTTCTCCGTGGAAAGGTGCCAAACCGCCTTATACCCCGTTTACACCAGATGTGGACGCGAAATATACTTTTAAATTTGATGAAATGGTCAAAAACGAAAAAGCCATGCACGAACATTACAAACTGGATGGTGTTTTTAGCGGAGAGCCTAAATTCAAATATCACGACGAATTTCAGGCCAGTGCTAAAGAAACCAAAAAAGGAAAAGACTGA
- the haoB gene encoding hydroxylamine oxidation protein HaoB, translating to MSEPLTTGQRARAGWLDKILPLLGILLVTGGFILLAWFSWLWFTPGTAPYQYQLLETGDSSKFPQLELSAWPDLTIDQYEVRVPEVDQVVAYAYFGRRAKHPPVLLDWQNLTSEPLLILDRKPAELSALAAAIEKHAAADATILAWWDTSAQLALLTGRHVLSRSPLHEPLIIPEVWQTQRAAILDYESEQVATVVSDEERTQFQRFTHALAQPHEIGLAELRALSDPDRETYLVVHVTDLYKLGLLYPEKLGVAYKNYRMTGNIHGMISHLKTEMGRRGYTTYTLQSLSEELIRAFFLTDEASDQTLIAPLLPLTDRPPPLELDTPRLIYQQGGYWVYRLLAEPSDQSGE from the coding sequence TTGAGCGAGCCACTGACGACTGGCCAGCGCGCGCGAGCGGGCTGGCTGGACAAGATCCTCCCGTTACTCGGCATCCTGCTGGTAACGGGAGGATTTATTTTACTCGCCTGGTTTTCCTGGCTATGGTTCACTCCTGGAACGGCCCCATATCAGTATCAATTGCTGGAGACGGGAGATAGCAGCAAATTTCCGCAACTGGAACTGAGCGCATGGCCTGACCTGACCATTGATCAATACGAAGTGCGTGTACCGGAGGTAGACCAGGTCGTTGCCTACGCCTATTTTGGACGGCGTGCGAAACATCCCCCGGTGTTGCTTGACTGGCAGAATCTCACCAGCGAACCGCTATTAATACTTGATCGCAAACCAGCTGAATTGAGTGCACTGGCGGCGGCTATTGAGAAACATGCCGCAGCAGATGCCACGATACTTGCCTGGTGGGACACCTCCGCGCAACTGGCCTTACTGACCGGACGTCATGTCCTGTCCCGCAGCCCGTTACATGAACCGCTCATTATCCCGGAAGTCTGGCAGACACAGCGCGCTGCCATCCTTGATTACGAGAGTGAACAGGTTGCCACCGTAGTGAGTGATGAAGAGCGCACCCAGTTTCAGCGTTTCACCCACGCACTGGCCCAACCGCATGAAATCGGACTGGCTGAATTGCGCGCATTAAGTGATCCTGACCGGGAAACCTACCTGGTAGTACACGTCACCGACCTGTACAAACTGGGATTGCTATACCCGGAAAAACTCGGAGTAGCTTACAAAAACTACCGCATGACCGGTAACATTCACGGCATGATCAGCCACCTCAAAACTGAAATGGGGCGGCGCGGCTACACCACCTACACCCTGCAATCACTATCGGAAGAACTGATTCGTGCTTTTTTTCTGACAGATGAAGCGAGTGACCAGACCCTGATTGCACCGCTACTGCCCCTAACCGACCGACCGCCGCCGCTGGAACTTGACACCCCGAGACTGATCTACCAGCAAGGTGGGTATTGGGTATACAGACTGCTGGCAGAGCCATCCGATCAGAGTGGAGAATGA
- a CDS encoding hydroxylamine reductase, with product MHAGFWLKGVLLACGLALAGGVQANISTVPDVTYEALGLDRSKATPKETHEALVKRYKDPAQGAGKGTMGEYWEPIPYSMYLDPATFYKPPTSMRDKASRKECVECHTDESPVWVQAWKRSTHANLDKVRKLQPSDPTYYKKAKLEEVEANLRSMGKLGEKEPLKEVGCIDCHVSINADSKQKIDHSKDLIMPTADVCGACHLREFAERESERDTMIWPNGQWPDGRPSHALDYSANVETTVWAAMPQREVAEGCTMCHTNQNKCDSCHTRHEFSAAESRKPEACATCHSGVDHNNWETYSMSKHGKMVAMLGDKWNWEAPLKDAYAVGGQNAPTCAGCHFEYEGEYTHNITRKIRWANYPFVPGIAENITSDWSEARLDSWVVTCTQCHSERFARSYLELMDKGTLEGLAKYQEAHELVEKLYKAGNLTGQKTNRPAPPEPEKPGFHIFTQLFWSKGNNPASIELKVLEMAENDLAKMHVGLAHTNPGGWTYTEGWGPINRAYVEIQDEHTKMQEMAALQERVNKLESKKTSLLDITTPEDKISLGGLGGGMLLAGTLALLGWRSRKQKQA from the coding sequence ATGCATGCCGGATTTTGGCTGAAGGGAGTACTGCTAGCTTGTGGATTAGCGCTGGCTGGTGGGGTACAGGCGAACATATCGACGGTGCCGGATGTAACGTATGAAGCGTTGGGTCTGGATCGTAGCAAGGCGACGCCGAAAGAGACGCACGAAGCGTTGGTGAAGCGTTACAAGGATCCGGCGCAAGGGGCGGGTAAGGGCACGATGGGGGAATACTGGGAGCCGATACCGTACAGCATGTACCTGGATCCGGCCACGTTTTACAAGCCACCGACCTCAATGCGCGACAAGGCGAGCCGGAAGGAATGTGTAGAATGCCACACAGATGAGTCGCCGGTATGGGTACAGGCGTGGAAGCGCAGCACCCATGCGAACCTGGACAAGGTTCGCAAACTGCAGCCGAGTGATCCGACCTACTACAAGAAAGCCAAGTTAGAAGAAGTCGAAGCCAATCTGCGTTCGATGGGTAAGTTAGGCGAGAAAGAACCTTTGAAAGAAGTTGGCTGTATAGACTGTCACGTATCGATCAATGCGGACTCGAAGCAAAAGATTGATCACAGCAAAGACCTGATCATGCCGACAGCAGATGTTTGTGGTGCCTGCCACCTGCGTGAATTTGCCGAACGTGAATCCGAGCGTGACACCATGATCTGGCCGAATGGACAATGGCCGGACGGACGTCCATCCCATGCGCTTGACTACAGCGCCAACGTTGAGACCACCGTCTGGGCCGCGATGCCGCAAAGAGAAGTTGCGGAAGGCTGCACCATGTGCCATACCAACCAGAACAAATGTGACTCCTGCCATACACGTCACGAATTTTCTGCAGCCGAATCGCGCAAACCGGAAGCGTGCGCCACCTGCCACAGCGGAGTAGACCACAACAACTGGGAAACCTATTCCATGTCCAAGCACGGCAAGATGGTTGCCATGCTGGGCGATAAATGGAACTGGGAAGCACCGCTGAAAGATGCCTACGCTGTTGGTGGACAAAATGCACCGACCTGTGCGGGTTGCCATTTCGAGTATGAAGGCGAATACACCCACAACATCACACGCAAGATTCGTTGGGCGAACTACCCATTTGTTCCGGGCATTGCAGAAAACATCACCAGCGACTGGTCAGAAGCACGGCTTGACTCCTGGGTTGTCACCTGCACCCAGTGTCACTCCGAACGTTTTGCCCGCTCCTACCTGGAACTGATGGACAAAGGCACACTGGAAGGATTGGCCAAATATCAGGAAGCCCATGAACTGGTTGAAAAGCTGTACAAGGCAGGCAACCTGACGGGACAGAAAACCAATCGTCCTGCTCCTCCGGAGCCAGAGAAACCTGGTTTCCATATTTTCACCCAGCTCTTCTGGTCGAAAGGCAACAACCCGGCCTCGATCGAACTGAAAGTACTGGAAATGGCTGAAAACGACCTGGCAAAAATGCACGTTGGTCTGGCGCATACCAACCCGGGTGGCTGGACCTATACCGAAGGTTGGGGTCCGATCAACCGTGCCTATGTTGAAATTCAGGATGAACACACCAAAATGCAGGAAATGGCTGCTCTGCAGGAACGGGTGAACAAACTGGAGAGCAAGAAAACCAGCCTGCTGGACATCACGACCCCTGAGGACAAAATCTCCCTGGGTGGACTGGGTGGTGGCATGCTGCTCGCGGGCACACTGGCCTTGCTTGGCTGGCGCAGCCGCAAGCAGAAACAGGCTTGA
- the rpoC gene encoding DNA-directed RNA polymerase subunit beta': MKALLDLFKQVTQKEEFDSIKVSLTSPEKIRSWSYGEVKKPETINYRTFKPERDGLFCAKIFGPVKDYECLCGKYKRLKHRGVICEKCGVEVTLSKVRRERMGHIELASPVAHIWFLKSLPSRLGLILDMTLRDIERVLYFEAYVVTDPGMTPLTRGQLLTDEDYLNKTEEFGDDFSAAMGAEGVQALLSNLDIENEITTLRRDIQSTGSETKLKKMGKRLKVMEAFHKSGIKPEWMVLKVLPVLPPELRPLVPLDGGRFATSDLNDLYRRVINRNNRLKRLLELRAPEIIVRNEKRMLQESVDSLLDNGRRGKAMTGANKRPLKSLADMIKGKGGRFRQNLLGKRVDYSGRSVIVVGPQLKLHQCGLPKKMALELFKPFVFNKLETMGIAGTIKAAKREVENETAVVWDILEDVIREHPVMLNRAPTLHRLGIQAFEPVLVEGKAIQLHPLVCAAFNADFDGDQMAVHVPLSLEAQMECRTLMLSTNNILSPANGEPIIVPSQDIVLGLYYMTREKIGARGEGMIFADISEVLRAYENHVVELNAKITVRIPADRISLSEGRQKVESFIRQETTVGRALISEILPMGLPFELVNKALKKKEISKLINSSFRLCGLRETVIFADKLMYSGFSFATRAGISICLDDLLAPEQKDDIIHEAEKEVNEIAMQYASGLVTQGERYNKVVDIWGRAGDQVAKAMMEQLSIEPVIDHETGQARTDENGNVVTQESFNSIYMMADSGARGSAAQIRQLSGMRGLMAKPDGSIIETPITANFREGLNILQYFISTHGARKGLADTALKTANSGYLTRRLVDVTQDLVITEEDCGTDDGVVMKALVEGGDVIEPLRERILGRVAANDVVDLSSGKTIHAAGVMLDEDAVDKIDEYGIDEVKVRTSLTCKIKYGLCAKCYGRDLGRGTLVNVGEAIGVIAAQSIGEPGTQLTMRTFHIGGAASRAIAISQVESKSNGIVCYSQNIRYVKNAQNELIVISRSGEVVIQDESKRERERHKIPYGAKLLVSDNEAIKAGQILSSWEPHTRPIIAEYSGKVRFENVEEGTTVVKQVDEITGLATLVVIDSKRRGVTQAKGLRPMVKFLDGNDQEIIIAGGDQPVGITFQVGAIITVKDGQQVEIGEVLAHIPQETSKTRDITGGLPRVAELFEARVPKDAGLLAEATGTVTFGKDTKGKQRLVITDLDGIAHEYLISKDKHVTAHDGQIVNKGEPIVDGPVDPRDILRLQGIEALARYISDEVQDVYRLQGVRINDKHIEVIVRQMLRRVLITNTGDSDFIQGEQVERAEVLTENEKLLTQDKQPATYEYVLLGITKASLSTDSFISAASFQETTRVLTEAAIMGKRDDLRGLKENVIVGRLIPAGTGLSFHTMRKMQKSTVTNIFEDNNSFKEKVIE; this comes from the coding sequence GTGAAAGCACTACTTGATCTATTTAAACAGGTAACACAAAAAGAAGAGTTTGATTCGATAAAAGTTTCTCTGACCTCGCCGGAGAAAATCCGTTCGTGGTCGTACGGTGAGGTCAAAAAACCGGAAACGATTAATTATCGAACTTTTAAACCAGAAAGAGACGGATTATTTTGTGCCAAAATTTTTGGACCGGTTAAAGACTATGAATGTTTGTGCGGTAAATATAAACGACTAAAACATCGTGGTGTAATTTGTGAGAAGTGTGGCGTTGAAGTCACCTTATCCAAGGTGCGACGCGAACGAATGGGCCATATTGAACTTGCTTCGCCAGTTGCTCATATATGGTTTCTTAAGTCACTGCCATCTCGTCTGGGTCTGATTCTCGATATGACTCTGAGAGATATTGAGCGAGTGCTTTATTTTGAAGCCTATGTTGTGACCGATCCCGGCATGACGCCGTTAACCCGTGGTCAGCTCCTGACAGACGAGGACTATCTGAATAAAACGGAGGAGTTTGGTGATGATTTCAGCGCTGCTATGGGTGCTGAAGGTGTGCAGGCGCTATTAAGTAATCTGGATATCGAGAATGAGATCACTACCTTGCGTCGAGACATTCAGTCTACTGGTTCTGAAACAAAACTAAAAAAAATGGGGAAACGCCTCAAGGTTATGGAGGCATTCCACAAATCGGGTATCAAGCCGGAGTGGATGGTTCTGAAGGTTCTTCCCGTATTGCCACCAGAACTCAGGCCATTGGTACCACTGGATGGTGGCCGCTTTGCAACCTCGGATCTTAATGATTTGTATCGTCGTGTAATTAATCGAAACAATCGGCTAAAAAGGCTACTGGAGTTGCGTGCCCCTGAAATTATTGTGCGAAATGAAAAGAGGATGCTGCAAGAATCAGTAGACTCGCTACTTGATAATGGTCGTCGCGGTAAGGCGATGACAGGCGCTAATAAACGTCCGTTGAAGTCTCTCGCAGATATGATAAAGGGCAAAGGTGGACGCTTCCGACAAAATCTGTTGGGTAAACGTGTGGATTATTCGGGTCGTTCAGTGATTGTTGTTGGTCCGCAATTAAAACTACATCAGTGTGGTCTGCCCAAAAAAATGGCGCTGGAGTTATTCAAGCCTTTCGTTTTTAATAAACTGGAAACGATGGGGATTGCTGGCACAATTAAGGCGGCCAAACGGGAAGTTGAGAATGAAACGGCAGTAGTGTGGGATATCCTGGAAGACGTTATTCGTGAACATCCAGTTATGTTGAATCGTGCTCCTACACTACATCGACTGGGTATTCAGGCTTTCGAACCCGTGTTGGTGGAAGGAAAAGCCATTCAATTACATCCGTTGGTGTGTGCGGCATTCAATGCTGACTTTGATGGTGATCAGATGGCTGTGCATGTGCCTTTATCGCTTGAGGCACAAATGGAATGTCGCACGTTGATGCTGTCAACAAATAATATTTTGTCGCCTGCTAATGGAGAACCCATTATTGTGCCCTCGCAGGATATTGTGCTGGGGCTATATTATATGACACGCGAAAAAATTGGCGCGCGTGGAGAAGGAATGATTTTTGCTGATATCTCAGAGGTTCTGCGCGCTTATGAAAATCATGTCGTGGAATTAAATGCCAAAATTACCGTTAGAATTCCGGCAGATAGAATATCTTTATCAGAAGGAAGGCAAAAAGTTGAATCCTTTATCAGACAGGAGACCACCGTTGGCAGGGCATTAATATCCGAAATCTTGCCGATGGGGTTGCCTTTTGAGCTTGTTAACAAAGCATTGAAAAAGAAAGAGATTTCAAAATTAATAAATTCAAGTTTCCGTTTGTGTGGATTGAGGGAAACGGTTATATTTGCTGACAAACTCATGTATTCCGGTTTCTCGTTTGCCACGCGTGCAGGTATTTCTATTTGTTTGGATGATCTGCTTGCTCCTGAACAGAAAGATGACATCATCCATGAAGCTGAAAAAGAAGTGAATGAGATCGCGATGCAATACGCTTCCGGGCTCGTAACACAAGGGGAGCGCTATAACAAGGTTGTGGATATCTGGGGACGTGCGGGTGATCAGGTAGCAAAAGCGATGATGGAGCAGCTTAGTATTGAGCCTGTCATCGATCATGAAACTGGTCAAGCCAGAACTGATGAGAATGGCAATGTGGTAACTCAAGAATCATTCAACTCTATTTATATGATGGCGGATTCTGGCGCCAGGGGTTCGGCTGCCCAGATCCGTCAATTGTCCGGTATGCGCGGTCTGATGGCTAAACCGGATGGGTCTATTATTGAGACGCCAATTACTGCAAATTTCCGAGAAGGACTGAATATTCTTCAATACTTTATTTCGACTCATGGTGCTCGAAAAGGTTTGGCGGATACGGCACTTAAGACAGCCAATTCTGGTTATCTGACTCGTCGTCTGGTGGACGTGACACAAGATCTCGTCATTACCGAAGAAGATTGCGGAACAGATGATGGCGTAGTGATGAAAGCCTTGGTCGAGGGAGGAGATGTAATAGAGCCATTACGTGAACGTATTTTGGGGCGAGTTGCAGCAAACGATGTGGTTGATTTGTCTTCAGGGAAGACAATACATGCTGCCGGTGTAATGCTGGATGAAGATGCCGTCGATAAAATCGATGAGTATGGAATAGATGAAGTAAAAGTACGTACGTCTCTCACTTGTAAAATTAAGTATGGGCTCTGTGCGAAATGCTATGGCCGTGACCTGGGGCGAGGGACGCTGGTTAATGTCGGTGAAGCAATAGGTGTCATTGCAGCTCAGTCCATTGGAGAGCCAGGAACTCAGCTGACAATGAGAACATTCCATATCGGTGGCGCTGCTTCGAGAGCTATAGCGATTAGCCAGGTTGAGAGCAAGTCCAACGGTATCGTTTGTTACTCACAAAACATTCGTTACGTCAAGAATGCCCAGAACGAGCTGATTGTCATTTCTCGTAGTGGGGAGGTGGTAATACAAGACGAAAGTAAACGTGAGCGCGAGAGACATAAAATACCTTATGGTGCAAAATTGCTGGTTTCTGATAATGAAGCAATCAAGGCTGGCCAGATCCTCTCGTCATGGGAGCCGCATACGCGTCCAATAATCGCGGAATATTCTGGAAAAGTACGTTTCGAGAATGTGGAAGAAGGTACGACTGTTGTTAAACAGGTTGACGAGATAACAGGTTTGGCGACTTTGGTCGTAATAGATTCCAAACGTCGTGGAGTTACGCAAGCGAAAGGGCTGCGGCCGATGGTTAAATTCCTTGATGGGAATGACCAGGAAATCATTATTGCCGGAGGCGACCAACCTGTCGGTATTACTTTCCAGGTTGGTGCGATCATCACTGTGAAAGATGGTCAGCAGGTAGAAATTGGTGAAGTGTTAGCTCATATTCCCCAGGAAACCTCGAAAACTCGTGATATTACCGGTGGGTTGCCGAGGGTGGCAGAGTTATTTGAAGCCAGGGTTCCGAAAGATGCTGGATTATTGGCAGAAGCAACGGGTACGGTAACTTTTGGTAAAGATACTAAGGGAAAACAGCGTCTGGTTATTACGGATCTTGATGGTATTGCACATGAGTACCTGATATCAAAAGACAAGCATGTTACTGCGCACGATGGTCAAATCGTCAACAAGGGAGAGCCGATTGTCGATGGACCTGTTGATCCACGGGATATTCTGCGTTTGCAAGGTATCGAGGCCTTAGCACGCTATATTAGTGATGAGGTTCAGGATGTTTATCGCCTACAAGGTGTGCGAATCAATGACAAGCATATTGAGGTAATTGTTCGTCAAATGCTTCGTCGTGTGTTGATTACAAATACTGGCGATTCTGATTTTATTCAGGGTGAACAGGTTGAGCGAGCTGAGGTTCTGACTGAAAATGAGAAACTTCTGACGCAAGATAAGCAACCTGCTACTTACGAATATGTTTTATTAGGAATTACCAAGGCATCACTTTCTACTGATTCATTTATTTCTGCGGCTTCATTCCAGGAAACTACCCGCGTTCTGACCGAAGCTGCCATTATGGGTAAAAGAGACGACTTGCGCGGCCTCAAGGAAAATGTGATTGTTGGTAGGCTAATTCCGGCAGGAACTGGATTATCCTTTCATACCATGCGTAAGATGCAAAAATCTACAGTTACTAATATTTTTGAAGACAACAATAGTTTTAAAGAAAAAGTTATCGAATAG